GCGTCGGTGCGCGTCACGAAGCGCCGGTCCAGCATGATCGTGACTCCCGGCACGCCCGCCTCGGAGGCCTCGCGCCGGCCGTTCGCATCCGCATCGAAAAAAACCGTGCCGCCAAGGGTGCCGGCGCCGCTTCCCGGCAGGCCGCCCAGCGGCGCCCGCGCCGAACCGGCGCGGCCTTCGTAGCTCAGCAGCAGTTGCACGCTGCGGCTGGTTGGCGTGGCGGCCACCGTGGGCAGCGTCGCGGCGGTGAGGGCCGAGACCACCAGTGCCGACAGCGGTTCCTGGCCGCGCGTCTGGGTATAGCGAAGCGCCAGCGACCAGCCGGAAGCTGACAGCCAGCGCGCCCCAATATTGGCGTTCAGCGACTTGGCCCCGTCACTGCGCTGGGCGCCACGAAGCGCCGCATCGAGCGACCATTGCGACACGGGCGACACCGAGCCCAGCAGGCCCCATATCCATCCGGTGCCGGGCGCCGTCCCGCCTGCAACGCGCTCCCATGCCAGCGAGGTGTTCAATGAGGCCGGGAAAATCACCGGCCAGCCCTGGTCAACCCCGAAGCGGGTGGTGCGGCTGCCGCCGGTGTTGGCAAAGTCGCTGCGCCACTGGGTCTGCCCCCAGTCAGACGTTTGGTCCCAGCTCAGCAGCAGCGCCTGGCCGGGGCTGGTGATGGCGCGCAGGTTCAGCGCGGCGCCTATCGAATTGCGGGTGTCCAGGCGATAGCGGCCATTGAGGTTGAGGAAGGCGCTGCGCCCCGTGGACAGGCTGCCCGGCCCCGCGCGGCTCACGCTGTCGCTGAGTTCCGTCGCGAACCCGGCCTGCCACTGGCGCGTGCTGGTGTCGGCTTGCCAGTACGCGCCCTGCAGGTCGCTGGCCAGAACAGCAGTGCCCCAGCGCAAATTGGGCTCGAAACGGAACACCCCGGCGGTGTTGCGCCAGCGCTCGGTTCGCCATGCGGCGTCCGCCCACAAGCCAAGGGCGTCACCGCTGCGCGAGGAGGTGCTTCGCACGGCATTGCCCTGCAATCGCAGGCCGCCCTGGCGTTCGCTGACGGGCGTTGATCCGGGCGCCAGGCTTTCGGCCCAGGGTGCCGCACCCTCCCAGGCCGTGGCCGCGAAGAAGGCGCGGGTGTCTTGCGCGCTGCCAGAGCCGGCGCCCTCGGTGATGCCGCGCCCGTCGAACACCTGAAACGCCGCATTGCCGCGTGTGCCGGCAGTGCCCGTTGGCAACCGGAACTGGCCGCCTGCCGAGGCGACCCGGCCGCCGGAGGGCTGAAAGCCCGCCAGGTCCAGTCCGTTAAACAGGCCGGTGCGGCCTGCGGCCGCGTTCAGGTCGATGGCGTCGCCCTGGTACCACTGCCCGCCGAGTCCCCGGATGGGCGTGGTGGGCAGAAAAACCCGGCCAATGCCGCGCGCCAGCGAGGTGCTGCCGGTGTTGATGTCGCCCGCGCCGTGGTTGGCGCGCCAGCCAGCGTCCAGCGGCATCGCGCGCTGGTCGATGCGCCAGGTGCTGGCCTTCAGCCCGCTGACGGTTTCATCCGCGCGTTGCTGGGTGAGGTTGGCATTGATCGACAGGGCGCCGTGGTCGGGCGTGTCCAGAAAGCCGCCCACGCCGACGGCGCGCGAGAGGGTCGTGCTCGCGCCGCGCTGCGAGAACACGGAGGCGTCCACCCGCAAGCTGCGCGGCCAGCCGGTGGCGTTGTACTCGCCGGCGGCGGGCTCAAGGTCGTCTTCGGGCAGGGCGGAGGGGGCCATCACGCGGTCAACATACGGCGCGTCGGAGGTGGACGGATTGGCTCCTTGCGCCAGCACGGCTGTGGCCGCACTGGCGGCCAGGCCCGCCAGTGCGGTGCGCAGCCAGGCTGAACGCGTGGCAACCCGGGGGCGCACCGGCCGGGCGGCTCCCTTCATGGCGCGAAGCGCTGATCCAGGTTTTCCGTCTGGCCTTTGCCCCACTCCAGCTTGCCGCGCACCGTCACCGGAAACTTCACCTCTACTTCGGTGTCGGTGTCTCCGGGGCGCGTGGCAATGAGCGCTACGCTGCGCGTCTCGCCGGCCAGGATGGGCAGTGAACTCGGCGCGAATTCCAGCGTTTTTCCGGAGGCGTCGGTACCCGACAGGAATCCGCCCAGCCGGCCGTGGGCCGCGCCGCTGTTGTGTATTTTCAGTACCGGCGTGGCTTTGCCGTTGACCAGCTGCACGCTCGATCCCGTCACGCTGAGTGCCGGCGCGGCACCGCCCAGGGCCACGTACACCACCACGCCGAGCCGGGCTGAAAATGGAATGGCCGGGCCGCCCTTGGCGCGGCTGACTTGCTCTTCACCTTCGAGCATGATGGCAAAGCGGCACTCGCCGGGTGGTGCGTCAGCGGGCGGGCTGATTTCGAAGCGGAAGCGATGCGGGCGTCCGCCAGAAACGGAGAGGTCGCGGCGCTCAATGGCCACCCAGGGGCGGCAGCTTCCCGGCTGCAACTCGTCATGGAAAATGACCGAGTTGTCTTCGCTCAGTGACCAGTCGGCTGTTTTTGTGCTAAGAACGGTGGCCTCGGGCGAGGCATTGGTGATTTCAAGCACCTGGCGGCTGCGTTCACCGGCTTTGAGTTCAAGCTCGAAACGCGGCGGCGAGACGGCCAGTGCAAATTCGCCAGCCAGCGCATGCGGTATGCCGCACAGGGTAAAAAGCGCCAGGGTGGCCGTCGTGCGCCAGCGACGGGCTGCTGAATACGGGCGTGTCATGGGGTATCTACCTCGAAATAAAACTGCAGGGATTGCTGCGAAGTCAGCGCCCGGCCATCGGTCCTGAGCGTGAGGTCCAGGGTTTCTTCCAGTGAGGCGACATTGGCCACACCTTCAAAAACAAGCACGCGCCCGCCGGAGCGCAAGGCGCCGGGCATCAGGCGGCCTTGCGTGCGCCAGGTCGCGTAAATGGGCTCTGCGGTTGCGGGGGCCAGCGCCATGTAAAGCCGCACCGGCTGGTTGAGCCAACGCGCCAGGTTCAGGCGCAGCCCGACGCGCACGCTGGCCTCCACCGAATTGTCGGCGCCGCGTCCCGGCACCAGTTGCTTCCAGCGCATCTGCACGAGGCCCTGGCTGACGATGGTGCCGCTGTCATCGACCCGGCTGGTGGCCGGGCTTGCAGCGCCGCACCACAGCAAGGCAGCGGCAAGGATGATGGCCAGGGGTGGCCCCGGAAATCGTGGGGTGCGGGACTTCATTCAGGGCGCTGTCAGGGTGTAGCTGACCCGGCCGTTGAAGGTTCCGGCGGGCACCAGTTGGGCATTGGCGTAGTTGAACTGCAGGCAGCTTTCAAACCAGGTGTTGCGCGCGACGCTCAGCAGGGTCTGCGTCGCACCGCCCACGAAGGTGCCGCTCGGGATGGTGGCCGTGGGATCGCCATTGCCGCCAGAAATCCAGGAGATCGTATTGAAGGCAATCGTGTTGCCGGCGCCGCTGACCAGCGTGCTGGGTGCGGTGACGGTGAGGGTGGCGTTCGATGCGGCGCCTGGCGTGCGGTAAAAACCGCCGACGTAAACCTGCGAGGGCACCGAGCAAAAGACAAAGCTGTCGTAAGGGCTGATGGTGACGGTGCTGTTGGTGGTCATGGCGCGCGTTCCGGCGCCCAGGCTGGCTGCTGGAACGGTCACGGAAACGCTGTTGATCGTTGCATTGTTGCCGGGAACTCCCCCTGAATCGAAGCGCCCGCCGCCGCCGGTCATGGTCCCCGCACCCACCTGCAGGTAAAGGGACCGGGTTCCGGCGGAGATGCTCACGACAAAGGCGTGGCTGGAAGCAGCCGCGAGTGCAACAGTGAGCACGGCGGTCGTGCGCAGGGCCGTAAAAATGGGTTGCCATGGCCGGATCATCACATCGTCACGCAGCCGGTCAGAGCTGGGTCGCCGTATAGGTCACGCGCCCGTTGCGGGCCGCCGTGGCGCCGTAAGTGCCCGCGGGCACCGAGTTGGCGTTGAGGTAGGTGTAAGTCCAGCGGCCCTCGACCCGCACGACTTTGTCGGCTGATTCCAGTGTGGTGGCCGCGCCATCGCCACCGGCTGGAGCCGTGTTGAATGCCGGATGAGGGACTGCCCCGCTGGTAAAGCCCGCTGTGTTGTTCGGCCTCGGCAGGGCGGACGCGGCGACGCTAATCTGGCTCCAGGGAATGGTGTCGCCAGCAGCGCTGGTCAGCGGGCCGGTGGTGGTCGAGTTGAGGCTGAGGCTGCCACTGTTGCCGTACACGCGAATCGTTGCCGCCCCCGCCGTCAGGTCGCCACCGGTGCCGCTGATCTCACTGCCGTCGCCGACGTTCGCGGACGGTACGTCGAAAGTCAGCGTGTCGATCGTGCCGTTGCTGGCGGCGTTGTTGGCTGCGCCCGTGCTGACGCGCAGAAACAGCGCCGGGTTGACAACGATTACAAAGTCGAGATGCGCCGATGCAACGGAGCCAGTCGTGGCTGGACTCACGAATGTCGAGTCTGCCCGCGCCAGCATGGGTACGAACATTGAGGTAACAAGGTTAGAAATCAAAACAATTTTTACAAAATTTTTCATAGCCAACCCAGACTATCCAATAAAGTCCAGGTTGCCTACTTATTTTCATGGAATTTTGTTAAAAAATCGAATTTATCAAATATTGCATCGATTTCAATAATTCAAACAAATGACCAAGGCCTGTTCGGGTCTGGCCGCTGTTCAAAATTCGCAGGTAATTCTCGCCATCCGTTTAGGAATGAGTGGCTCAGAGTTGGGTGGCGGTGTAGGTCACGCGGCCATTTTTGGCAACGGTTCCGCCGTAGGTACCGGCTGCGACTGAATTGGTGTTGAGGTAGCTATAAGTCCACTTGCCTTCAACGCGCACGACCTTGTTGGTGGCGGTTAGCGTGGTCACTGTGCCGGCGCCGCCCGTGGCGCCCAGATTGAACGCCGGGTGGGTGATGGCCGCATTGGTAAAACCCGTCGTGGTGCTGGCCAGCGGAGCCGCTGCCACGCTGATCTGGCTCCAGGGGATGACTTCACCGGCAGTGCCGGTGGTCAGGGGGCCGGTGGTGGTGGAGTTCAGGCTGATATTGCCGCCGTTGCCATAGGTGCGAACGGTCACCGCGCCTGCGGTCAGATCACCGCCGACGCCGGCGATCACGGATGCATCTCCCACGTTCGCGGCCGGCACGGTGTACGTGATGCCGTCAATCGTGCCGTCGGTCGCGGCATTGCCGGAGCTGGTGCCTACGCGCAGGAACAGCACCTGCGGGATGGTCACGGTGAAGTCAAGGCGGGCTGTGGCTGTCGAGCCTGTGGTGGCCGGACTGGTATAGGTGGATTCTGCCCAGGCGGGTGCTGCGAACAGGCCGGCAAGGGACAGGGCGCTGACTAAAAGATGCTTTTTCACGAGGGCTCTTTCTTTGGGTTGAAACAAACAACAAACAAATTCGATGTTAGTGATTGTAATAATTATTGATGAAATCAAGATGTTTTAAAATGTGTGATAGTCGGAAAATAAGCAATATGTCACGCTAAGTCCTTGAAATTGCTGGGTTCATTCAAATTTTTAAACGAATGTAACTTGATATAAAACAACACATTTTTCCTATGATTTTGGTTTTCATGGCCGATAAGTAACAAGTAAGTAACATTTTCCTGCCCCTACACTTAAGCACAGCACTTAAGCACTGATCACCATGCAAAAACAAACCCTTTCCTTCCAGGCCGAAGTTGCCCAGCTCCTCAAGCTCGTCACCCATTCGCTTTACTCCAACCCTGACATTTTTCTGCGGGAGCTGATCTCCAACGCCTCGGACGCCTGCGACAAGCTGCGTTTTGAAGCCTTGAACGATGCCGGCCTGCATGAAAACGACAGCGAACTGAAAGTGCGCGTCAGCTTTGACAAGGCCGCCAAGACCTTGACCATCACCGACAACGGTATCGGCATGTCGCAGCAGGAAGCGATTGACCACCTCGGCACCATCGCCAAGAGCGGCACGCGCGACTTCGTGGCCAAGCTGTCGGGCGACCAGAAGAACGACGCGCAGCTGATCGGCCAGTTCGGCGTCGGCTTTTACTCGGGCTTCATCGTCGCCGACAAGATCACCGTGGAAAGCCGCCGCGCCGGCGTGCCCGCTGCCCAGGGCGTGCGCTGGGTCAGCGAAGGCACGGGCGAGTTCGACGTCAGCGAGATCGAGCGCGCCGAGCGCGGCACCAGCATCATCCTGCACCTGAAGGACGACGCCAGCGA
This DNA window, taken from Polaromonas hydrogenivorans, encodes the following:
- a CDS encoding SdrD B-like domain-containing protein, which codes for MKGAARPVRPRVATRSAWLRTALAGLAASAATAVLAQGANPSTSDAPYVDRVMAPSALPEDDLEPAAGEYNATGWPRSLRVDASVFSQRGASTTLSRAVGVGGFLDTPDHGALSINANLTQQRADETVSGLKASTWRIDQRAMPLDAGWRANHGAGDINTGSTSLARGIGRVFLPTTPIRGLGGQWYQGDAIDLNAAAGRTGLFNGLDLAGFQPSGGRVASAGGQFRLPTGTAGTRGNAAFQVFDGRGITEGAGSGSAQDTRAFFAATAWEGAAPWAESLAPGSTPVSERQGGLRLQGNAVRSTSSRSGDALGLWADAAWRTERWRNTAGVFRFEPNLRWGTAVLASDLQGAYWQADTSTRQWQAGFATELSDSVSRAGPGSLSTGRSAFLNLNGRYRLDTRNSIGAALNLRAITSPGQALLLSWDQTSDWGQTQWRSDFANTGGSRTTRFGVDQGWPVIFPASLNTSLAWERVAGGTAPGTGWIWGLLGSVSPVSQWSLDAALRGAQRSDGAKSLNANIGARWLSASGWSLALRYTQTRGQEPLSALVVSALTAATLPTVAATPTSRSVQLLLSYEGRAGSARAPLGGLPGSGAGTLGGTVFFDADANGRREASEAGVPGVTIMLDRRFVTRTDAQGRYEFPAVAAGEHLIEISPDNVPLPWSPVLRDPVHTTLQVRQLTTVDFAVQRER
- a CDS encoding COG1470 family protein; this translates as MTRPYSAARRWRTTATLALFTLCGIPHALAGEFALAVSPPRFELELKAGERSRQVLEITNASPEATVLSTKTADWSLSEDNSVIFHDELQPGSCRPWVAIERRDLSVSGGRPHRFRFEISPPADAPPGECRFAIMLEGEEQVSRAKGGPAIPFSARLGVVVYVALGGAAPALSVTGSSVQLVNGKATPVLKIHNSGAAHGRLGGFLSGTDASGKTLEFAPSSLPILAGETRSVALIATRPGDTDTEVEVKFPVTVRGKLEWGKGQTENLDQRFAP